The genomic window CGCGGCAGCAGTGGAGCGACGCGGCCGGTTCCCGGTGCTCCCGGGGCCGGCCTGGATACCCGCGCGGTCGGCCCCCGGTCCAGCGCGACCACTGCCAGCAGCAGGCCGGCGCCTTCCGTCAGCGGACGACCCGTTCCAGCGGCACCGGCTGATCGCGCCGTGCACGGACGTCGCCTCCGGCGGGGTGGTACCGGGCGCGCGGTGCGCCCGGCGGGTGGTGGTCAGCTGGTGACGTTGACGGCGTTCCAGGCGGCGGCGACGGTGGCGACCGTGTCGCTGCCCGGGCCGAAGAGATCGGCGGCCGCCTGGAGGGTGGCTGCACGAGCGGCGGAGTAGTCGGTGGTGGTGGTCATCCTTCTTGTCGGCGTCGGCGGGCTGCAGGCTCTCGCGCGGGTCCAGGTTCAGTGACGTGGCCAGGGTGGCGCCGTCCTCGACCTCGACCTCGATCATCCGTCGGTCCTTCGCTGGAGACTCCGGGGAGGCCCGGTCGGGTCCCGGCCGGTGAGATGGGCGCGGGCGTGGGCGCGGAAGGCCGCCACCAGGGGGTTGCGGTCGCGGGCCCGGGTGGCGAGCACGACGCGGCTGGGCTCGACGCCCTCCAGTGGGATGGCGGTGAGGTCCGGGCGCACGGGGCCGGCGGCGACGGTGATGAACACGGCCTGCCCGGTGGCGGCGAGTTCGATCAGGTCCTCGGTGGTTTCGGCGAGGGGGCCGTCCGGGGCCGGGCGTCCGTCGGGTCTGGGGTCGATGCGCCAGAAGGCGCTCACCATCGGGTCGCAACCGCGCACCTTGGGCAGGGGTTCGTCGGCGATGTCGTCCAGGGTGACCGATTCCCGGCCGGCCAGCCGGTGCTCCAACGGCACCAGCAGGACGCGGGGTTCGTCGTAGAGGGGGGTCACCTCCAGGCCGTCGGTCGCGAACGGCAGCCGGGTGACCAAGGCGTCCACGCGGTGGTCCAGCAGCGCCCGGGGCCGGTCGGGCACGGCCAGGTGCCGGGTCGCCACCTCGGCGCCGGGGTGCTGCCGGCGCAGGGCGCGCACGGCCGCGGTGATGATGAAGCCCGGCGTGTAGCCGACGGTGATGCGGTCCGGCTGTGCGGCGGCGCGGGTGTGTGCCGCGGCCTGGTCGGCGCGGTGCAGCAGCGCGGTGGCGAGAGGCAGGAAGACCTCGCCCGCCTGGGTGAGGTGGTTGCCGTGCGGCGTGCGCTCGAACAGGCGGGTGCCGAGCTGCTGTTCAAGGCGGCGGATCTGCCGGCTCAAGGACGGCTGGGTGGTGTGCAGCGCCTCGGCGGCGCGGCGGAAATGCCGGTACTCGGCCACGACGGTGAAATACCACACCAGGCGCAGGTCGAAGAGCACCTGAGGCGACGGGAATTCGGACATTATTTCGGACGGGTCCCTTGCTGGCGCTCTGACAGTGCCTCAAATACCCCTGTGAGCAGGGCGATACACGCAGCGTATTGGCCCATACGGAATGGTCAATAGACATGAGATGCTCCGTGGTCGCACAGTAGGACCGTCGGCGGGGCGGCACCCGGGCCCGTCGGCAGGCCGATCCTCGCGCGACCGGCGGCCGGCGCTCGTCCGGCCGCCCATGTCCGAGGCAACGGCATCGCGTTCGTGCTGGACCAGAGGGAGACTTCCGTGGCACACCTGAAGAACAAGATCGTGGCCGCTCTCGCCGCCGGCTTGGCGACCGTCGGGCTGGCCATCACCCCCACCGGATTCGCGTCGGCGGAAACCGCCAAACCGGCAATCAGCACCGTCCCCTGCAACAGCAACGACTACCTGCAGGTCTGGTTCCATCAGGAGTACGAAAACCCGCGCGCCGAGGAGATCTGCTTCGCCAACGCCGGGACGTACACGTTCCAGTTCCCGCAGTGCAGCGGCGGCCCCTGCTGGCTCGACGCATTCTCGACGGGCAACAACGTCGTGCAGTACGAGTCGGACAACAGGTGGCAACCCGACAACCCGGTCGGGAAGTACACCTACTTCGGCTTCCCGAACCATCCCGGTGGGGTGGACCTCGACGCCATGAAGATCTTCTGATCCGGTCTGCCGCCCGACCGGTCGGCGGGGGTACGGCTGTCCGGCTGTCCGGCGCTCGTCCGGCCAGCCGTACCCCCGCCAACTCCGACATCGCATTCGTACTCGACTGTAGGGAGACCCCCGTGGCGCACCTGAAGAACAAGACCGTGGCCGCTCTCGTCGCCGTCCTGGCCACGGCCGGGCTGGCCATCACCCCCACCGGAATCGCGTCGGCGGAAACCGCCAAACCGGCTATCGACGCCGTCCTCTGCAACAGCAACGACTACCTGCAGGTCTGGTTCCATCAGGAGAACCAGAGCCCGCGCGCCGAGGAGATCTGCTTCGCCAACGCCGGGACCTACTCGTTCCCGGACAATCAGCAGTGCACCGGCGGCCCCTGCTGGCTCGACGCATTCTCGACGGGCAACAACGTCGTGCAGTACGAGTCGGACAACAGGTGGCAACCCGACAACCCGGTCGGGAAGTACACCTACTTCACCTTCCCGAACCACCCCGGCGGGGTGGAACTCGACGCTATGAAGATCTTCTGATCGGTCTGCCGCCTGACCGATTGGCGGAGGTACGGCTGGAGGCCACCCTGCGGGGGCGGCCCCCAGCCGTACTCCACTTCACGGCCCGGACCCCGCCATTGATCGCCCGCTGTGACGGCGAACCTTCTCGTCTAGGCTGTGATCATGTCCAGCTCTGTTCCACTCACCCCCGGTGACGCGCTCGAAATGCTGCTCAGCGGCAACCAGCGATTCGTGTCGGGCGCACCGGAGCATCCGAACCAGGATGCCGCGCGCCGCGCCGCGCTCGCCCCCGTGCAGAACCCCTTCGCGGTCCTCTTCGGGTGCTCGGACTCCCGCCTGGCCGCCGAGATCATCTTCGACCGCGGGCTCGGTGACCTGTTCGTCGTGCGGACCGCCGGTCATGTCATCGGCTCGGAGGTCCTGGGCAGCATCGAGTACGGCGTGAGCGTGCTGGACTGCCGGCTGGTCGTGGTGCTCGGCCACGACTCCTGCGGCGCCGTGGCAGCGGCCAGCGCCGCGCTGGAGAACGGGCTGCCGCCGGCGGGGTACGTGCGCGACGTCGTGGAGCGGGTCACTCCGAGCGTCCTCGCTGCGCGCGCGGCCGGGCTGGAGGCGCCCGAGGAGCTCATCGAGGCGCACATACAGCACACCGTGGACCTGATGCTGGACCGGTCCCGGGTGCTCGCCGAGCAGGTCGCCGCTGGGCGTACCGCGGTCGTCGGCCTCTGCTACCGGCTCTCCGACGGCACGGCGCGGATCGTCGCCGCCCGGGGGATGGACGTGGCGCTCGCGCCCGGACCGTGAGGCCGACGAGGTACGGGCCTGCCGGGCGGATTTCGGGCGCACCGAGGCGTGGGACCCGGGTGGGCGTGCGCCCGGCAGGATCCGCCGGGCAGGCCCTGGCGCCGAGCGGGCCGAGAGCCTGCCCGAGGCGCTGGCCGATCGCCACCGTGAGGCTGGCCGCCGCCACAGGTGATCGCGTACGGTGCCGTCATGACGCTACTCGCCGGTAGGCGCTGCTACCAAGCGCTCAACTCCCTGCACTCGATGGTCTATTTCGCGCCCGAGGCCGAGGAGCAGTTCCATGCCCTCGGTCTCTCGCGAGGCTCCATGAGCTACTTCGCGGGCCGCTCGGCGGCCATGGGCGCGGTGGGCGCCGGCGCGGTGGCCGCCACGTTCTACAACTTCAACCCGGCGCTGGTCGCCCGCCACCTGCCGCGCGCGTGGGAGATCGCCTCGCCCCAGGCGGTGCTGGCCGCCCGGCTGCGGGCGGTCGAGGCCGCGCAGCTGCGCACGCTCGGGGCGGAGACCGTGGCCGGTGCCGAGGTCCGCGAGGCGGCCGAGCTGGCGCTGCGCGCCGTCGAGGCCTGCTCCCCCGCCGGCCGGCCGCTCTTCGCGGCGCACGCCGACCTGCCGGTGCCGCAGGAGCCGCACCTCGCGCTCTGGCACGCCGCCACCCTGCTGCGCGAGCACCGCGGCGACGGGCACATCGCCGCGCTGCTCGACGCCGAACTCGACGGCCTCGAAGCGCTGGTGACCCACACCACCACGGGCAAGGGCTTCGTCCCCGCCATGGCCAAGCACACCCGCGGCTGGAGCGACGACGAGTGGAGCGCAGCGCAGGAGCGGCTGCGCGAGCGCGGTCTGCTGGACGCGGACGACGCCCTCACCGCGGCGGGCCGCCAGCTGCGCCAGGACATCGAGGACCGCACCGACCGCCTGGCCGGCGCCCCCTACCGCCAGCTGGGCGAGGAGGCGCTCGGCCGGCTCAGCGAGATCGCCGCGCGGTTGAGCGCGACTTCCGCGGCGAACGGCGCCTTTCCCCAGGAGATCTTCGCCGCAAGCAGCGCCGGCACCGCAAGCACCCCAGGCACCGCCGGGACCGGCACCGCCCGCTGACCTCAGTGCGCCCTGCCGTCGGCGGGCGCCGGCTCGGCCAGGGCAGCGGTGGCCTTCGGTGCGTGCAGCGGGCTGAAGTGGGGGTTGATCGCCAGGGCCCGGCCGAGGTCGGTGCGGGCCTCGGCGGAGGCCCCGAGCGCCTTCTCGATCACGCCGCGGTGGTAGTGGAAGAGGGCGTTGCGGGTGCCCAGGGTCAGGGCCTGGTCGGCCTCGGCGAGTGCCTCGCGGTCGCGACCGCAGGCGTGCAGGGCCCAGGCCAGGGCGTCGTGGGTCTCCAGGAAGGGGCGGGAGAGCAGCGCTTGGCGGGCGAGGGTGAGGGCCTGTTCGGGGTTCCCGTGGTCGGCTTCGAACAGCGCGGCGTCCGAATCCAGGGTGACCCCGTTGTCGGTGAGGAGCTTCTCCTCGGCACGGAAGACCCGGTACTGCTCCTCGGCCTCCTGACTGCGGCCCAGGGACTGGTAGAGCTCGCCGAGTTGGAGCACGTAGTCGGGCTGCGGGACGCGCTGGACGGCCTGGCGGTAGTCGTTGACGGCCGCCTCGGTGTCGCCGAGGGCCGCCTCCGCCCTCGCCTTGGCCTGGAGCAGGGCGGCCTGGCCGGGCGCCGTCGTCAGGCCTGCCCTGGCCTGGGCGAGGGCGGCGGCCGGGTCACCGCTGTTGGATTCGATTTCGCCCAGGTAGTAGCGGGCGAAGGCCTGGTCGGCCGGGGCACCGGCGTCCTGCAGTGCGCGCCGCATGTCCTCGCGCGCGGTGGCGGTGTCGCCACGCAGTTCGGCGACGTACGAGGCCCGCGAGAGCGAGGGGGTGCCGGGGCGCAGGTCCACCATGTGCTGGACGGCCTGTGCGGCTTCGGGGTACTGGCCGAGCTGGGTGTACGCGTCGGCGAGGGTTCCGTACAGCGTGGCGTTGTACGGGTTGACGTCGATCGCCTTGCGGGACCAGTCGAGAGCCTCGCGGAAGTGGTGGCGGCCGGCCTCGAGGGCGGCCATGCCGCCCATCGCGGTGAAGTTGTCCTCGCCCTGGACCGTCAGCGAGCGGTGCAGCGCGTCCTCGGCCTTGGGGTAGTAGGCGGGATCGGCGGTGGCCTTCGCCTGCTGGACGTAGTCCATGCCGAGGGTGGCCAGTGCCTGGGCGTCGTCCGGGGCGGCGCGCAGGCGCTCCTGCATGGCCCCGATCTCACCGGTGAGCGTGTCACCGGACCTGCTGCCCGCCCGACCGGTGCCCGCGTCCACGGGGGCTCCGGAGGTGTCGGCGGGTGCGAGGCCGAGCCCGCCCGCGAGGAAGAGGCCCGCCCCCAGGACGGTGCTTGCGGCGGCGGCCAGCGTGGCGCGCCGCCACCTCGAGCGCGGTGCGGGGCGAGGGGTCACGGGTGCTCCGGAGTTCAGGGTGCCGACGCGGGGCGGCCTCGACGGTGTCAGGCCTTGTCGCTGAGGGTCGCGTAGACGACGAGGTTGTCGGTGTAGTCGTGGTGGGTGCGGTCGTAGTCGCCGCCGCAGGTGATCAGGTGCAGCTGCGGGGGTCCGGTGGTCGGGTAGACCTGGTCGTCGGGGAAGTCGTCCTTGGCGTACTGGCGCAGCGCTTTGACGGTGAAGCCGAGCCTGCTGCGGTCGGCGCGCTCGACCGTGATGGAGTCGCCCGGGTGCAGGGCCGAGAGGTTGGAGAAGACGGCGGGCCCGGTGCGGGAGTCGACGTGCCCGACCAGGACGGTGGCGCCCTGGTCGCCGGGGCGGGGCCCTTCGCTCCACCAGCCGACCTGGTCGGGATCGTCCGGCGCGGCGAGGTGGCCGTCCTGCTGCACGTGCAGGTCGGCCAGTGAGCTGTCCACGCCGATCACGGGTATTCGCAGCCGCACCGGCGGGGCCGCGGACGTTGCGGCAGCGGCAGCTGGGGCGGATGCGTCCGGTGACACCGGCAGTGCCCCGACGTCCGTGCGGGCCGCGCTGCGCACGGCCCCGGGCGGCGCGGCCAGGAAGTAGGCGGTGGCGCCGGATCCGGCCAGGGCCACCCCGACGGCCGTGATCAGGGCCGCGGCCGGGCGGGCGAGCCGCGCCGTGCGCATCCGGCGGCGCAGCCGCCCGCCCACGCTGGTGCGGGGCGGGCGGCCCAATGGGGAGGCGGTGCTCACGCCTGGTTCGCGCGCCGGCGGCGCAGGGCGATGAATCCGGCGCCGGCCAGCAGCACGCCACCGCCGAACGCGGTCGCCGGAATGACCGGGAAGCCGCTGTTCGTCAATGCGCCGCCGAGGCCCGCGTGCACGCCGCCGTCGGGCTTGGCGGTGTCGGCCTGGTCGACCGCGGCGGTGTTGGGCAGCGCGACGTAGGGGAACGTGGTGCCGGGCTGGCGGTAGGGGGTGTGGACACCGTCCCCGTTGGCCAGGGCAGGCACGATCTTGCCGGTCTGCGCGGCACCTTCCAGGGCCTGCAGCTCGATGTTGACGACGTCGTCGGTCAGCCGGCGGCCGTTGGGGAAGCCGGCCAGGTCCTGGCCGAGGACACCGAAGGTGTTCGGCTTGGCGCTCGGCGGGACCGCCATGTTCAGGCGCAGCTCCTCGGCCGGGGTGAACTTGTCCTTGCTCACGTCGGCGTTGAGCAGCTGGGAGTTGAGGTCGGCCTGGATCGGGCCGCCGGAGTTCTTCGAGATGCCGGTGAGGAAGATCTCGGTCAGGTCGTTGCGCGGCGTCGCGGGGGCGGGGATGCCGTAGATGCTCTGGATGAGCTTGGGGACGATCGGGTCCTTGACCTTGTCGACGACCGGGGTGACGGTGTGGTCGTTCTCCGGGGCCAGGGCGTTGAACGCGTCCTTGTACTTCAGCGGCACCACGACCTCGTTGACCAGCGGGTTGCCGAGGCGGGAGACCTGGTGCCAGCCGCCGTCCCCGGCGTTCGTCCCCTCGCCGCCCTTGCTCTCGCCACCCTTGTCGGCGGTGACGACGGCGCCCTTGCGGTCGGTGGTGGCCCACACGCCGATGACCGGGTTGCGGGTCGCATCGCCCTTGAGTGCCAGGTCCTTCTTCGGCACCTGGAGCGCGATGGTGTTGACGTTGTAGCCGGCGAGCGTGTTGTGGCCGGTCTCGGACAGGTTGCCGCCGTAGAGCAGGTCGAAGACCCGCAGGTCCAGGAAGAACGGGTCGGCGGCCTGCCCGGCGAAGCTCTGCCCGCCGCCCGGCAGCGACACCATCGCCTGCTGGCGCAGCGAGGCGTAGTCGGGCATCGAGGCCTTGCCGACGTTGGACGGCGCCGCCGGCGCGTCCTTGACCAGGGTCTTGGTGGTCCCGTCCGGGCCGGTCACCGTCAGCGTGTAGGTCTGGCGGAAGTTCAGGTTGGGGTCGTCCAGCGCCTTGACCACACCGGTGTTGTAGAGGAACTGGTTGGCGTCGTCGCGGATGTGGTCGCTGAACGTCCACGTGTAGGTGGTGTCGGGCTTGCCGGTGCCCTGACTGTCGATCTTGATGTTGTACCGGGCGTCGTTGGCGAAGGGGTAGAAGTTCGGCCCGCCGTTGGGTTCCTCGAACGGGATCCAGTTCGCCACCAGGGTGACCGTGTCCGGCTTGTCCGGGCTGGTGAAGGCGTAGACGTCGGTGTTGTCCGCCTTGGGGTCGCCGGAGATCAGCGGTGCCTCGCGGTGGCTGGAGGCGGAGCTGACGCCGGGCGCCAGCCCGGCCATCGAGGCGGCGGCCGCCAGTGCGAGGACGCCGAGGGAGGCGATCGAGCGTTCGGCGGGGCCTGCGGATCCACCGCTGCGGCGGAGCAAACGAGGGTGCTGCATGAGCCATCCGTTTCCGATGGGGGGAACACCGCCGACAGCCCTGCCGGCGGTGGAATCGGGGAGAGCGGTGAACGCTCCCGGCCCAGACGGACAGCGCCGTCTCCGCGTCGCTGCGCGTCCACGGGATTCAGCGGGCACCTCTGCCAGACACCTGAGCTGCTCCCCAGTCAGCACCAACCGGCACAGCGCTGCCACCGCACTGAGCCGATCGGCGCCGGCCGCTCACTCCGCCGGCCGCGCAAGGCGCCGTCCTGGAAGGGGCCGCCGCCTGCCCGCGCGGGCCCGGCCCGCCGCACGAGTGAGCCGGGTACGCCAAGCAGGTGAGCAGGCCCGTCGCGCCGCGTCCAATGCGTCCGCGCGGCAACCGGCGCGGTCATCGTGCCAGGTAGACCATCAGCCCGCCGGACGGGTCCCGGCAGCCTTCCCCGGGCGCGCGGCTGCCCTGCCCATCCGGAGTCCCCATGACCTACCGTCATCACCTGTGGCGAGCAGCCGCGGCGGCCGGCGGCGCGGCGGCCCTGCTCGCCCTCGCCCCCAGCGCCGTCGCCCACCCGCTGGGCAACTTCTCGGTCAACCACTACACGGGACTGACCCTGCACCCCGACCGCGTCGAGGTCCTGGCCGTGACCGACAGCGCCGAGATCCCCACCCTGCAGGAAGCCCCCGAAGTCCACCCCGGCGCCGGGACGGCCAGCGACGCCGAACGAGCCGCCTGGGCACGGGCACGGTGCGCCCAGAGCGCCGACCGCCTCCGGATCACCACCCCCGCGCCACTGCACCTGACCGTGCGTTCCGCCACCTTCGACTACCAGAACGGGCAGGCGGGGCTTCGCACCAGCCGCCTCGAATGCCGACTGGAGGCCCCCGCCGACCTGACCGCGGCCCCGCTGACCCTGCGGGTGGACACCGGCGTCGACCGCGGCCGGGTCGGCTGGAACGAGATCACCGCCCGTGGCGAGCAGGTCCGCCTCACCCACAGCACGGTGCCCGACACCTCGCCCTCCCGAGAGCTGCGGGACTACCCCCGCGACCTGCTCGACTCCCCCCGTGGCGACACCAGCGCCGAGCTCACCGCGCAAGCAGGCGGCGGCGCCTCCGCCCCGCTCGGGATGCTGCCCGCACTCGGCAGCGCGGACGGGCCCACCGCCCGCGTGGAGCAGATCGCCAAGCACCTGAGCGCTCTCACCGCGGCCCGGCACCTGACCGTGCCGCTCGGTCTGCTGGCCGTCCTGCTCTCCATCGCCCTGGGCGCGGGCCACGCGCTGCTGCCCGGTCACGGCAAGACCGTGATGGCCGCCTACCTCGCCGGGCGCCGGGGCCGGCCCCGTGACGCGCTGACCGTGGGCGCGACCGTGACGCTCACGCACACGGCCGGCGTCCTGGTCATCGGCATGCTCCTGACGGTGTTCACCGGCCTGGCCGGCGACACACTGCTCGGCTGGCTCGGCGTGGCCAGCGGCACCCTGGTCGCCCTGGTCGGCGCCGGCCTGCTGATCGACGCGGTCCGGCAGGCCCGTCGGTCACGCACGCCCCGAGCGGGCGCTCCGACGGGCGAACACCCCCACCAGTTGCTCGCTGCCGTGGCGGCACCCGCCGCCGGCCACGCCGGGGACCACGCTGCGGACCAGCACGAGACCACGGCAGGCCGGCGCGAG from Kitasatospora sp. NBC_01250 includes these protein-coding regions:
- a CDS encoding M4 family metallopeptidase, which encodes MTTTTDYSAARAATLQAAADLFGPGSDTVATVAAAWNAVNVTS
- a CDS encoding LysR substrate-binding domain-containing protein, producing MSEFPSPQVLFDLRLVWYFTVVAEYRHFRRAAEALHTTQPSLSRQIRRLEQQLGTRLFERTPHGNHLTQAGEVFLPLATALLHRADQAAAHTRAAAQPDRITVGYTPGFIITAAVRALRRQHPGAEVATRHLAVPDRPRALLDHRVDALVTRLPFATDGLEVTPLYDEPRVLLVPLEHRLAGRESVTLDDIADEPLPKVRGCDPMVSAFWRIDPRPDGRPAPDGPLAETTEDLIELAATGQAVFITVAAGPVRPDLTAIPLEGVEPSRVVLATRARDRNPLVAAFRAHARAHLTGRDPTGPPRSLQRRTDG
- a CDS encoding beta/gamma crystallin domain-containing protein encodes the protein MAHLKNKIVAALAAGLATVGLAITPTGFASAETAKPAISTVPCNSNDYLQVWFHQEYENPRAEEICFANAGTYTFQFPQCSGGPCWLDAFSTGNNVVQYESDNRWQPDNPVGKYTYFGFPNHPGGVDLDAMKIF
- a CDS encoding beta/gamma crystallin domain-containing protein, encoding MAHLKNKTVAALVAVLATAGLAITPTGIASAETAKPAIDAVLCNSNDYLQVWFHQENQSPRAEEICFANAGTYSFPDNQQCTGGPCWLDAFSTGNNVVQYESDNRWQPDNPVGKYTYFTFPNHPGGVELDAMKIF
- a CDS encoding carbonic anhydrase — translated: MSSSVPLTPGDALEMLLSGNQRFVSGAPEHPNQDAARRAALAPVQNPFAVLFGCSDSRLAAEIIFDRGLGDLFVVRTAGHVIGSEVLGSIEYGVSVLDCRLVVVLGHDSCGAVAAASAALENGLPPAGYVRDVVERVTPSVLAARAAGLEAPEELIEAHIQHTVDLMLDRSRVLAEQVAAGRTAVVGLCYRLSDGTARIVAARGMDVALAPGP
- a CDS encoding SCO6745 family protein; the protein is MTLLAGRRCYQALNSLHSMVYFAPEAEEQFHALGLSRGSMSYFAGRSAAMGAVGAGAVAATFYNFNPALVARHLPRAWEIASPQAVLAARLRAVEAAQLRTLGAETVAGAEVREAAELALRAVEACSPAGRPLFAAHADLPVPQEPHLALWHAATLLREHRGDGHIAALLDAELDGLEALVTHTTTGKGFVPAMAKHTRGWSDDEWSAAQERLRERGLLDADDALTAAGRQLRQDIEDRTDRLAGAPYRQLGEEALGRLSEIAARLSATSAANGAFPQEIFAASSAGTASTPGTAGTGTAR
- a CDS encoding tetratricopeptide repeat protein, encoding MTPRPAPRSRWRRATLAAAASTVLGAGLFLAGGLGLAPADTSGAPVDAGTGRAGSRSGDTLTGEIGAMQERLRAAPDDAQALATLGMDYVQQAKATADPAYYPKAEDALHRSLTVQGEDNFTAMGGMAALEAGRHHFREALDWSRKAIDVNPYNATLYGTLADAYTQLGQYPEAAQAVQHMVDLRPGTPSLSRASYVAELRGDTATAREDMRRALQDAGAPADQAFARYYLGEIESNSGDPAAALAQARAGLTTAPGQAALLQAKARAEAALGDTEAAVNDYRQAVQRVPQPDYVLQLGELYQSLGRSQEAEEQYRVFRAEEKLLTDNGVTLDSDAALFEADHGNPEQALTLARQALLSRPFLETHDALAWALHACGRDREALAEADQALTLGTRNALFHYHRGVIEKALGASAEARTDLGRALAINPHFSPLHAPKATAALAEPAPADGRAH
- a CDS encoding class F sortase, which translates into the protein MSTASPLGRPPRTSVGGRLRRRMRTARLARPAAALITAVGVALAGSGATAYFLAAPPGAVRSAARTDVGALPVSPDASAPAAAAATSAAPPVRLRIPVIGVDSSLADLHVQQDGHLAAPDDPDQVGWWSEGPRPGDQGATVLVGHVDSRTGPAVFSNLSALHPGDSITVERADRSRLGFTVKALRQYAKDDFPDDQVYPTTGPPQLHLITCGGDYDRTHHDYTDNLVVYATLSDKA
- a CDS encoding DUF4331 domain-containing protein, with amino-acid sequence MQHPRLLRRSGGSAGPAERSIASLGVLALAAAASMAGLAPGVSSASSHREAPLISGDPKADNTDVYAFTSPDKPDTVTLVANWIPFEEPNGGPNFYPFANDARYNIKIDSQGTGKPDTTYTWTFSDHIRDDANQFLYNTGVVKALDDPNLNFRQTYTLTVTGPDGTTKTLVKDAPAAPSNVGKASMPDYASLRQQAMVSLPGGGQSFAGQAADPFFLDLRVFDLLYGGNLSETGHNTLAGYNVNTIALQVPKKDLALKGDATRNPVIGVWATTDRKGAVVTADKGGESKGGEGTNAGDGGWHQVSRLGNPLVNEVVVPLKYKDAFNALAPENDHTVTPVVDKVKDPIVPKLIQSIYGIPAPATPRNDLTEIFLTGISKNSGGPIQADLNSQLLNADVSKDKFTPAEELRLNMAVPPSAKPNTFGVLGQDLAGFPNGRRLTDDVVNIELQALEGAAQTGKIVPALANGDGVHTPYRQPGTTFPYVALPNTAAVDQADTAKPDGGVHAGLGGALTNSGFPVIPATAFGGGVLLAGAGFIALRRRRANQA
- a CDS encoding nickel/cobalt transporter translates to MTYRHHLWRAAAAAGGAAALLALAPSAVAHPLGNFSVNHYTGLTLHPDRVEVLAVTDSAEIPTLQEAPEVHPGAGTASDAERAAWARARCAQSADRLRITTPAPLHLTVRSATFDYQNGQAGLRTSRLECRLEAPADLTAAPLTLRVDTGVDRGRVGWNEITARGEQVRLTHSTVPDTSPSRELRDYPRDLLDSPRGDTSAELTAQAGGGASAPLGMLPALGSADGPTARVEQIAKHLSALTAARHLTVPLGLLAVLLSIALGAGHALLPGHGKTVMAAYLAGRRGRPRDALTVGATVTLTHTAGVLVIGMLLTVFTGLAGDTLLGWLGVASGTLVALVGAGLLIDAVRQARRSRTPRAGAPTGEHPHQLLAAVAAPAAGHAGDHAADQHETTAGRREHQHADTLTHDHDHADDHDREGVPHQHEHRTDLHLHLYPHDRPHRHGLFGHRHTLHHDHSAVEAGQPFTTRGLIGLGIAGGLVPSPSALVVLLGAIALGRTVFGATLVLAYGLGMAATLTAVGLALVRFGDRLSAMTNPRLLATVRRIAPHAAALTAALVVLVGLGLTLRSLYPLI